A region of Diospyros lotus cultivar Yz01 chromosome 3, ASM1463336v1, whole genome shotgun sequence DNA encodes the following proteins:
- the LOC127798397 gene encoding 21 kDa seed protein-like, with protein sequence MKSPSSALIALSFFLLAFTTKPLVSLPIALRDGNGDKVLVGQDYFIRSLTWGAGEGGVLALPGLNSTCPVDVAWGTGLFFRGIPVRFSPVTDINGVVNTNTNLNIKFTEGPLFGCNQRTVWRVGDYQPWAGKWFITTDGIEGEFGPETYPNWFYIKKVGGTCDYPFYKLVHCPSRNNAALCSDVGISYEYGGRLVLSNTSFTFIILKNREVGGHSQE encoded by the coding sequence ATGAAGAGTCCATCATCAGCACTAATAGCcctctccttctttctccttgctTTCACTACAAAACCACTAGTCTCGTTGCCTATTGCTTTGCGAGATGGCAATGGCGACAAGGTCCTCGTCGGCCAGGATTACTTCATCAGATCTCTTACTTGGGGTGCAGGCGAGGGAGGAGTCTTAGCACTTCCTGGTCTAAACAGCACATGTCCCGTTGACGTCGCCTGGGGAACTGGACTCTTCTTCAGAGGAATTCCGGTAAGATTTTCACCTGTAACCGACATAAATGGCGTCGTCAATACCAACACCAATCTTAACATCAAGTTCACCGAAGGACCTCTCTTCGGCTGCAACCAGAGGACCGTCTGGAGGGTCGGTGACTACCAACCATGGGCAGGGAAGTGGTTCATAACCACCGATGGCATCGAAGGAGAGTTCGGACCGGAAACCTACCCTAACTGGTTCTACATCAAGAAGGTTGGTGGCACCTGTGATTATCCTTTCTACAAGTTGGTTCACTGCCCTAGCAGAAACAATGCAGCTCTGTGCAGTGATGTTGGGATCAGTTATGAGTATGGTGGACGCCTTGTTCTGAGCAACACCTCTTTCACTTTCATAATCCTCAAGAACAGAGAAGTCGGTGGTCACTCACAGGAGTAA